The proteins below come from a single Labilithrix sp. genomic window:
- a CDS encoding sulfite exporter TauE/SafE family protein, protein MSALVAAAALAGLFGGVHCATMCGPVTAVVCARERAGGHAIAFNAGRVASYTALGFLAGALGSWTVGHGLDPLRFALRAVAALAMLAVGLHLAGLPSYVRLVESAGAPIWRRIAPLARRLLPLRTPWHAFAAGGLWALMPCGLLYAALAMSASAYSAQGGALAMFAFAVGTLPIMLGLAALAARLMARPIVRRLAGLVVLLCGLQAFASVAAQAGIVPQTSSHCERP, encoded by the coding sequence ATGAGCGCGCTCGTGGCGGCGGCGGCGCTCGCCGGGCTCTTCGGCGGCGTGCACTGCGCGACGATGTGCGGGCCCGTGACCGCGGTCGTGTGCGCGCGGGAGCGCGCGGGCGGGCACGCGATCGCGTTCAACGCGGGGCGCGTCGCGAGCTACACCGCGCTCGGCTTCCTCGCCGGCGCGCTCGGATCGTGGACGGTGGGGCACGGCCTCGATCCGCTCCGCTTCGCCCTCCGCGCCGTCGCCGCGCTCGCGATGCTCGCGGTCGGCCTCCACCTCGCCGGCCTCCCCAGCTACGTGCGCCTCGTCGAGTCCGCCGGCGCGCCGATCTGGCGCCGTATCGCGCCGCTCGCGCGACGGCTCCTCCCCCTCCGCACGCCGTGGCACGCCTTCGCCGCGGGCGGGCTCTGGGCGCTCATGCCGTGCGGCCTCCTCTACGCCGCCCTCGCGATGAGCGCGTCCGCTTACTCCGCGCAGGGTGGCGCGCTCGCGATGTTCGCCTTCGCGGTGGGCACGCTCCCGATCATGCTCGGCCTCGCCGCGCTCGCCGCGCGCCTGATGGCCCGCCCGATCGTGCGCCGCCTCGCCGGCCTGGTGGTGCTCCTCTGCGGGCTCCAGGCCTTCGCGAGCGTCGCCGCGCAGGCCGGCATCGTCCCCCAGACGAGCTCGCACTGCGAGCGTCCGTGA
- the ccoG gene encoding cytochrome c oxidase accessory protein CcoG — translation MANVDSPRPSPKRRLPLVDDAAPGVGSRAPERDADGAVRAGSFDDDAFIPGAGSLGRDGKRLRPYPADVRGRFVRARRVVYYGLIVLWAALPWIPIGGHPAVFLDVERRVFYLFGATFNAQDLWLAFFLLSGFGFGLLCVTALLGRAWCGWACPQTVFTEAVFRPIERLVNGPRNEALRRASATASADAVVRRVVTHALYAVAAFLVAHVFLAYFVSLPGLFAMMSTRPRAHPEAFAWMLGTTALVYVAFAVFREQFCVVMCPYGRLQSVLLDDDALVVGYDVRRGEPRGKAGAADTGDCVDCKRCVVVCPTGIDIREGLQLDCIACTACIDACDEVMDRLDRPRGLVRYDSLRGLRGEKRRVLRPRLVAYATLLVVGFVVAAVAARGREPFEANLLRLPGAPYTRDAGVLRNGFEVHLVNKESAPMTFVLEPGDGNQADLVIPIATVEVAATTSRRIPIFATVPEDHFAGPRPVVVRIRTDRSQREVRATFLGARAAEVR, via the coding sequence ATGGCCAACGTCGACTCCCCGCGCCCGTCCCCCAAGCGCCGACTGCCGCTCGTCGACGACGCCGCCCCCGGCGTCGGGTCGCGAGCGCCCGAGCGCGACGCGGACGGCGCCGTCCGCGCTGGCTCGTTCGACGACGACGCGTTCATCCCCGGCGCGGGGTCGCTCGGGCGCGACGGGAAGCGGCTGCGGCCTTATCCCGCCGACGTTCGCGGGCGCTTCGTGCGCGCGCGGCGCGTCGTCTACTACGGGCTCATCGTGCTCTGGGCGGCGCTGCCGTGGATCCCGATCGGCGGGCATCCGGCCGTGTTCCTCGACGTCGAGCGGCGCGTCTTCTACCTCTTCGGCGCGACGTTCAACGCGCAGGACCTCTGGCTCGCGTTCTTCCTCCTGAGCGGCTTCGGCTTCGGGCTCCTGTGCGTCACCGCGCTGCTCGGGCGCGCGTGGTGCGGGTGGGCGTGCCCGCAGACCGTGTTCACGGAGGCGGTCTTCCGTCCGATCGAGCGCCTCGTCAACGGGCCGCGGAACGAGGCGCTCCGGCGCGCGAGCGCCACCGCCTCCGCGGACGCCGTCGTCCGGCGCGTCGTCACGCACGCGCTGTACGCCGTCGCCGCGTTCCTCGTCGCGCACGTGTTCCTTGCCTACTTCGTCTCGCTCCCCGGCCTCTTCGCGATGATGAGCACGCGACCGCGCGCGCATCCGGAGGCCTTCGCGTGGATGCTCGGCACGACCGCCCTCGTCTACGTCGCGTTCGCGGTCTTCCGCGAGCAGTTCTGCGTCGTGATGTGCCCCTACGGGCGCCTCCAGTCCGTGCTCCTCGACGACGACGCGCTCGTGGTCGGCTACGACGTGCGCCGCGGCGAGCCGCGCGGCAAGGCCGGCGCAGCGGACACCGGCGACTGCGTGGACTGCAAGCGCTGCGTCGTCGTCTGCCCGACCGGCATCGACATCCGGGAGGGCCTCCAGCTCGACTGCATCGCGTGCACCGCCTGCATCGACGCGTGCGACGAGGTCATGGACCGCCTCGATCGGCCGCGCGGGCTCGTCCGCTACGACTCGCTGCGGGGCCTCCGTGGCGAGAAGCGACGCGTGCTGCGCCCGCGCCTCGTCGCCTACGCGACGCTGCTCGTCGTCGGCTTCGTCGTCGCCGCCGTCGCCGCGCGCGGACGGGAGCCGTTCGAGGCGAACCTGCTTCGCCTCCCCGGCGCGCCCTACACCCGCGACGCGGGCGTCCTCCGCAACGGCTTCGAGGTCCACCTCGTCAACAAGGAGTCGGCGCCGATGACGTTCGTGCTCGAGCCGGGCGACGGCAACCAGGCCGACCTCGTCATCCCGATCGCGACCGTCGAGGTCGCCGCCACCACGAGCCGCCGCATCCCCATCTTCGCGACCGTCCCCGAGGACCACTTCGCCGGCCCGCGCCCGGTCGTCGTCCGCATCCGAACCGATCGCTCCCAGCGCGAGGTCCGCGCGACCTTCCTCGGCGCCCGCGCGGCGGAGGTCCGATGA
- a CDS encoding c-type cytochrome: protein MKEEPKPDTVIHEVDGIAEYDNKLPNWWLYTLYGSVVVAVGYWYLYQTTGFGNTPAQAYQEELDRAAAAQAMQLQVGEATPESLTALSRDPNALALGKSVFTATCAACHRNDGGGTVGPNLTDEFWLHGGAPEKVFKTIALGVPDKGMPAWQAQLGALKTQAVTAYVLTLRGTNAAGGKAPQGERETLSAR, encoded by the coding sequence ATGAAAGAGGAACCGAAGCCGGACACCGTCATCCACGAAGTGGACGGGATTGCCGAATACGACAACAAACTACCGAACTGGTGGCTCTATACCCTCTACGGCTCGGTCGTCGTCGCGGTCGGCTACTGGTATCTTTATCAAACCACCGGATTCGGCAATACGCCGGCGCAGGCCTACCAAGAGGAGCTCGACCGCGCCGCCGCCGCGCAGGCGATGCAGCTCCAAGTCGGCGAGGCCACGCCGGAGTCGCTCACGGCGCTGAGCCGTGACCCGAACGCGCTCGCGCTCGGCAAGTCGGTGTTCACCGCGACGTGCGCGGCTTGCCATCGCAACGACGGCGGCGGCACCGTCGGCCCGAACCTGACCGACGAGTTCTGGCTCCACGGCGGCGCGCCGGAGAAGGTGTTCAAGACGATCGCGCTGGGGGTCCCCGACAAGGGGATGCCGGCGTGGCAAGCGCAGCTCGGCGCGTTGAAGACGCAGGCGGTGACGGCGTACGTCCTCACCCTCCGCGGCACGAACGCCGCCGGCGGCAAGGCCCCCCAAGGCGAGCGCGAGACGCTGAGCGCCCGCTGA